aagaataattaaaactCTGCCATGTTATACATTCCAGATGAACAATGTAGTCACACCCATTCTTTAAGCACTCAAGAGATAGATCTAGGCAAGGTTGATGACAGACATGACATGCAGAGATCTTCTTGGTGAAAGTCAGTCGGTGTGGATGGCTCCTCATTCTATAGGAACCCCCGAGCTTCATATATGAATGCCTTTTCACAACACATTCACGATGAGCTGAAGTGTTACAAATTGCACAATGGTAAAACCAATGGTTTGGATTTCTAGTTTCTTCACAAATGTCACAGTAAGTGTATTCTGAATAAAGATTATCCTCATGATAGGTGAGTATGAGAGGATGTTCATCATACTCGTGTAGAATCTTGCTGGGAAGCCTAAGGCACCTATTATGCACAGCAAATTTGCAGTCTTTGCATACATATGCTGCATGTAACTGATCTCCACATCCATTGCATTGCCCTTCATATTTGTCATAACGGTAAAGGCGGTGTTTGTGCCCTTGAAATGTGGGAGTATCAGAAATTAGAGCACATGCAAGGCATCTATAACTCTTACAAATATTGCATTTGTAGGCAAAACTAGCATTGAACCAATAGAAGCATCGTGGACACCTGAAAATGTGATTTGAAGTCAAGGTAAGGGGACTTTGGTGACGGTGAAAccaaagttttttctttttaggtgcTTCTGCACATGATTTATGGAGAAAGAATTCACATTGTGAACAACAGTAAAATAAAGTTGAGATGGATAGCATGCAACCATCACAAACCTTATGACCCTCAGAATCATTGCTTAGAACCAAGTTATGCTGATGGTTCAAATGCTTTATCTCTGAAGCTATTACAATGTCTTCTCCAAGTTTAGACACTTTGATAACAGCAAACGCCGACTTCTCCTTAAGATCCTCATCCATGTCTTCCAACTCATAGAATGAGAACCAACTATATTCTTGTGCACAATCCGCATGAACAACGTAATTGCAATCAGAACAACAATAAACCCCATGCTGTGCGTTTACCTTTTCAGGGCAAGCTTCACATATCAATGTTTTCATCTCATATTGCCCAAGGATGAAGGTGTGGGAAAGCGGATGACGATGTCGTGGAAATTTGATAATGGGTGGTAATGAAATGCAATTTCCATGGATTGTAAGACTGCATTTATAACAAGTATAAGAAGCACAATTCCCCGTTGTACCACATGCATCACAAATGAATGGGAGTTGCTTCCAGAACAGGGTGAATGGGTGCTCATGGATTTCACCTTTAATAATAGGTGGTGGGGATGCACAATCAACATGAAGCTTAAACTTGCATATGGAACAACAATAAACAAGCCCTTCATCTTGGGTATTTTGACAGATTTGGCAAGGAAGGGATTCTGGATCGAATTTTAGAAAGAGAGGATGGTTACGGTGGCAAAGGTGGTTAATTTTAGTTGGTAGCTCAGCACATGTTATATGAAGGGCAACCTCACAAGGCGAACAACGATAAACAAATCCCTTGAGTTGGGTTTTTTTACACATTTGACAAGGGAGAGGCTTACTATTGAACTGTAAAATTAGAGAGTGCTGGCTATGGAGAAAATGGTTGATTTCAGTAGGTAAATCAACACATTTCTTGTGTAGGAAAATTCCATGGCCAAGATCAAGGTATGCAAAATCTAGCAATCGCTGCCAACATGCAAAACACTTGGCACCCTTCAATTCTTCCGAAAAATTTTCAATAGAGACCAGTGCCTCTTTATGGGGAAT
This genomic stretch from Gossypium raimondii isolate GPD5lz chromosome 6, ASM2569854v1, whole genome shotgun sequence harbors:
- the LOC105774773 gene encoding uncharacterized protein LOC105774773; translation: MELQHFSHKHPLVFIEKQNHESEKAYCSGCGELVSGSSFGCVECRYYLDKLCAEAPSEINHPFHCNHSLKLQVSPPFRNICDFCDKGLDKFVYHCSCDLNLHIKCALLSKSIAEKGFGKLDDIPHKEALVSIENFSEELKGAKCFACWQRLLDFAYLDLGHGIFLHKKCVDLPTEINHFLHSQHSLILQFNSKPLPCQMCKKTQLKGFVYRCSPCEVALHITCAELPTKINHLCHRNHPLFLKFDPESLPCQICQNTQDEGLVYCCSICKFKLHVDCASPPPIIKGEIHEHPFTLFWKQLPFICDACGTTGNCASYTCYKCSLTIHGNCISLPPIIKFPRHRHPLSHTFILGQYEMKTLICEACPEKVNAQHGVYCCSDCNYVVHADCAQEYSWFSFYELEDMDEDLKEKSAFAVIKVSKLGEDIVIASEIKHLNHQHNLVLSNDSEGHKVSTMLLLVQC